Proteins from a genomic interval of Watersipora subatra chromosome 10, tzWatSuba1.1, whole genome shotgun sequence:
- the LOC137406774 gene encoding thiosulfate:glutathione sulfurtransferase-like yields MAALTTDSRAVLKEPVPRKSWMNVEFDELARMIRSNAIQLFDVRDKHEVHSTGMIPTSVNIPLDELENAFKLQRAEFKARYGVEMPFKQDLNIVTTCYKGSRSKTAMEKLHKLGYK; encoded by the exons ATGGCAGCACTGACAACAGATTCAAGAGCCGTCCTAAAGGAGCCCGTTCCAAGGAAAAGCTGGATGAATGTTGAATTTGATGAGTTAGCGAGGATGATAAGATCAAATGCAATACAGCTGTTTGACGTACGAGATAAACATGAAGTACACAGTACAGGAATGATACCCACATCTGTGAACATACCAC TTGATGAGCTGGAAAATGCCTTCAAGCTTCAAAGAGCCGAGTTTAAGGCAAGATACGGGGTGGAGATGCCCTTCAAACAAGATCTAAACATAGTAACCACCTGCTACAAAGGAAGCAGAAGTAAGACTGCGATGGAAAAACTACACAAACTCGGCTATAAATAG